A genome region from Dysgonomonadaceae bacterium PH5-43 includes the following:
- a CDS encoding hypothetical protein (product_source=Hypo-rule applied; cath_funfam=1.10.10.41; pfam=PF13102,PF17293; superfamily=56349), producing the protein MKQLSNTKVTVRLRKAEDRKEWYVYIESYPVYVPGKQTPQRVREYLNRCITTVEWDKKRTARTDSDGTKTYKPKRDDNGIIVCRSEKDQETMLYADGIRKLRQREYDNADLYSDTESAQVEQKERAQQNFIEYFNATAKKRHAQSSDSIRVNWKRTYELMKLFAGDTLLFAKIDNRFAEDFKLYLLSAPCGGNKSGTISRNTAVTYFSIFKAALKQAFVDGYLTTDLSAKIKGIPEQESRREYLTVEELNILAGTPCERDVLKRAALFSALTGLRHCDIQKLRWKEISMNGDQAQLHFTQQKTKGVEYMPISQQALDLCGEPREPEQLVFEDLP; encoded by the coding sequence GTTTATATTGAAAGCTATCCGGTTTATGTTCCCGGCAAGCAAACTCCGCAACGTGTCCGAGAATACTTGAATCGTTGTATTACTACGGTTGAATGGGATAAGAAGCGCACCGCCCGCACCGATTCGGACGGAACAAAAACCTACAAACCCAAACGTGATGATAATGGAATAATCGTTTGCCGAAGTGAAAAAGACCAAGAAACGATGCTCTATGCCGATGGAATCCGTAAACTTCGCCAACGAGAATATGATAATGCTGATCTATATAGTGATACAGAAAGTGCACAAGTTGAACAAAAGGAGCGTGCGCAACAGAATTTCATAGAGTATTTTAACGCCACAGCAAAGAAACGCCATGCACAAAGTTCGGACTCTATTCGTGTAAACTGGAAACGAACCTACGAATTAATGAAGCTCTTCGCTGGAGACACATTGCTTTTTGCCAAAATCGACAATCGCTTTGCCGAAGATTTTAAGTTATATCTGTTGTCTGCTCCCTGCGGAGGAAATAAAAGCGGAACTATTTCTCGCAATACTGCCGTAACCTACTTCTCTATTTTCAAGGCGGCATTAAAGCAAGCTTTTGTTGATGGATACTTGACAACTGATTTATCGGCAAAAATCAAAGGCATACCGGAACAAGAGTCAAGGCGTGAATACTTGACCGTTGAAGAGCTTAACATTCTTGCAGGCACACCATGTGAACGTGATGTTCTCAAACGCGCTGCATTGTTTTCTGCTCTTACCGGATTACGACATTGTGATATTCAGAAATTACGATGGAAAGAAATCAGCATGAATGGCGACCAAGCACAATTGCATTTCACACAACAGAAAACAAAAGGTGTTGAATATATGCCCATTTCGCAACAAGCACTTGATTTGTGTGGCGAACCTCGTGAACCGGAACAACTCGTTTTCGAGGATTTACCCG